From Halorussus lipolyticus:
CTATCAGGTCTCCGGCGGCCTCCACGGCGTCGGCGTGAGTGTCGTCAACGCCCTCTCGGAACTCCTCGAAGTCGAGGTCAAGCGCGACGGCGCGCTCTGGCATCAGGAGTTCGAGGGCGGCGAACCGACCACCGAACTGGAGCGCGTTCGGGACCTCGAGGACGACGAGGAGACCGGCACCGAAATCCGGTTCTGGCCCGACAGCGACATCTTCGAGACCACCGAGTTCACTTACTCGACGCTGGAGAGTCGCCTGCGCGAACTGGCCTTCCTCAACTCCGGGGTCGGCATCTCGCTGGCCGACTTGCGAGGAGATGACGGGAAGTCCGACACCTTCGAGTACGAGGGCGGAATCCGGGAGTTCGTCGAGTATCTGAACGAGACCAAAACCCCCCTCCACCAAGAGGTCATCTACTTCGAGGACGAGGACCAGAACATCCAAGTCGAGGTGGCGATGCAGGCTACCGACGAACTGCAAGGGTCCATCCACGCCTTCGCCAACAACATCAACACCCGCGAGGGTGGGACCCACCTCACCGGGTTCAAGACCGCCCTGACGCGGTTCGTAAACGACTACGCCAACGAGAACAACCTCTTGGGTGACTTGGACGAGAACCTGAAGGGCGAGGACGTTCGCGAGGGCCTCACTGCAGTCATCTCGGTCAAACACCCCGACCCGCAGTTCGAGGGCCAGACCAAGACCAAACTCGGCAACAGCGAGGTCCGGGGCATCGTGGAGTCGGCGGTCCACGACGGACTGGCGACCTACTTCGAGGAGAACCCGACCACCGCCGAGGCCATCGTCTCGAAGGCCGTCGAGGCCGCCAAGGCCCGGAAGGCCGCCCAGAAGGCCGAGGAGCTAACCCGGCGAAAGAACGCGCTGGAATCGACCGCGCTCCCCGGCAAGTTGGCGGACTGTCAGTCCCGAGACCCAAGCGATTCGGAGCTATTCGTGGTGGAGGGCGACTCAGCTGGCGGTTCAGCCAAACAGGGCAGAAACCGCGAGAATCAGGCCATCCTTCCCATCAAGGGGAAGATTCTGAACGTCGAGAAACACCGCCTCGACCGCATCTTGGAGAACGACGAGATTCGGTCGCTCATCACCGCCATCGGCACCGGCATCGGCGAGGAGTTCGACATCGAAGAAGCGCGCTACCAGAAGATTATCGTCATGACCGACGCCGACGTGGACGGCGCGCACATCCGGACGCTTCTGTTGACGCTCCTCTACCGGCACATGAAGCCCCTCATCGAGGCCGGATACGTCTACGCCGCCCAACCGCCCCTCTACCGGGTCAGGTATCGCGGTAACACCTACGACGCCATGACCGAGGAGGAACGCGAGCGAATCATCGAGGAGAAGTGCGACGGTACCCCCACGCAGGTCCAGCGATTCAAGGGGCTTGGCGAGATGAACCCCGACCAGCTATGGGAGACCACGATGGACCCCGAGAACCGGATTCTCAAGCGAATCACCGTCGAGGACGCCGCGGCCGCGGACAAGATGTTCTCGGTCCTGATGGGTGATGCGGTCGAACCCCGCAAGGAGTTCATCAAGGAACACGCGACGGAAGCCGAGTGGGTAGACATCTAACCGTCGGCAGTCGAGAAACACCACCGACACAACATATGAGTTCAGACGTACCAGAACCGACTGACGTAGATGCGGCGCGCGTCGAAACCGCCCGCATCGAAGACGAGATGGAGCAGAGTTACATCGATTACGCGATGTCCGTCATCGCGGGTCGCGCCCTCCCGGACGTTCGGGACGGGTTGAAACCGGTCCACCGACGCATCCTCTACGCGATGCACGAGGAGGGCGTCACCAGCGGCTCGGGCCACCGCAAGTCGTCGTCCATCGTTGGCGAGACGATGGGTAACTTCCACCCCCACGGCGACAGCGCCATCTACGACTCGCTGGTCCGGATGGCACAGGACTTCTCGATGCGCTATCCCCTCGTGGACGGACAGGGGAACTTCGGGTCCGTGGACGGCGACCCCGCCGCCGCGATGCGGTACACAGAGGCCCGGATGGCCCCCATCGCCGAGGAACTGCTGGCCGACATCGAGATGGACACCGTGGACTTCTCGGCCAACTACGACGACCGACTGACCGAACCCGACGTGCTTCCGTCGGCGTTCCCCAACCTGCTGGTGAACGGGTCGTCGGGCATCGCGGTCGGAATGTCCACGAACATCCCGCCCCACAACCTCGGTGAGGTCATCGACGCGACGGTCGAACTCATCGAGAATCCCGACGCGACGGTCGAGGACCTGATGGAACACGTGAAGGGACCGGACTTCCCGACCGGCGCGAACATCGTCGGAAAGAACGCGGTTCACGCGGCCT
This genomic window contains:
- the gyrB gene encoding DNA topoisomerase (ATP-hydrolyzing) subunit B yields the protein MSQESEYGAGQIQVLEGLQAVRKRPAMYIGSTDARGLHHLVFEVVDNSIDEALAGYCDSIDVSIHDDGSVSIADDGRGIPVDTHDEYDKPAVEVILTVLHAGGKFDNKSYQVSGGLHGVGVSVVNALSELLEVEVKRDGALWHQEFEGGEPTTELERVRDLEDDEETGTEIRFWPDSDIFETTEFTYSTLESRLRELAFLNSGVGISLADLRGDDGKSDTFEYEGGIREFVEYLNETKTPLHQEVIYFEDEDQNIQVEVAMQATDELQGSIHAFANNINTREGGTHLTGFKTALTRFVNDYANENNLLGDLDENLKGEDVREGLTAVISVKHPDPQFEGQTKTKLGNSEVRGIVESAVHDGLATYFEENPTTAEAIVSKAVEAAKARKAAQKAEELTRRKNALESTALPGKLADCQSRDPSDSELFVVEGDSAGGSAKQGRNRENQAILPIKGKILNVEKHRLDRILENDEIRSLITAIGTGIGEEFDIEEARYQKIIVMTDADVDGAHIRTLLLTLLYRHMKPLIEAGYVYAAQPPLYRVRYRGNTYDAMTEEERERIIEEKCDGTPTQVQRFKGLGEMNPDQLWETTMDPENRILKRITVEDAAAADKMFSVLMGDAVEPRKEFIKEHATEAEWVDI